Proteins encoded by one window of Lactobacillus paragasseri:
- a CDS encoding ImmA/IrrE family metallo-endopeptidase, whose translation MYNNDLLIYICNLIEDHHLSYILSRLEDRHFRSRYLPKQKTIIINTNWWNPPEVPFMAAHELGHYINGDKGVMYYAHDYDWQEHDAFNRNDDAFKEDQADLFGLNLIWDYASSQGYTCEDPGEFMLHFGIPERLKKVVAKKFKSNNDLLF comes from the coding sequence ATGTATAACAATGATTTACTCATTTATATATGTAACCTAATTGAAGATCATCATCTTAGTTACATACTATCTCGATTAGAAGACAGACATTTTCGTTCTAGGTATCTTCCTAAACAAAAAACCATCATTATTAATACAAACTGGTGGAATCCACCAGAAGTGCCATTTATGGCTGCTCACGAATTAGGACATTATATAAATGGCGATAAGGGAGTTATGTACTATGCCCATGATTATGACTGGCAAGAACACGATGCCTTTAATCGTAATGATGATGCTTTCAAGGAAGATCAAGCTGATCTGTTTGGCTTAAATCTTATTTGGGACTATGCCTCTTCCCAAGGCTACACTTGTGAAGATCCTGGAGAGTTTATGCTACACTTTGGCATTCCAGAAAGATTAAAAAAAGTTGTTGCTAAAAAATTCAAAAGCAACAACGATCTACTATTTTAA
- a CDS encoding DUF3862 domain-containing protein yields MKKKYLVAATGLALLGLSLSACSSNSSSKGNSEKTTEQSKKKNEVISQNKELRGKFDQIKVGNFLSQGEGGSTTDEVKQLLGNPASSTTTSSNGVKVKQLTWTKGAVTVAIQTLDSNKVVSKEITGFKWGKRDEKITLGEFNNIADGSTYQDIVNKYGEPDGLHEANVAGTKITNAVWLTGIKGDDGASATLSFENDKLTTKSQTKLK; encoded by the coding sequence ATGAAAAAGAAATATTTAGTTGCTGCTACTGGACTTGCCCTACTCGGCTTGTCTTTATCAGCTTGTTCTTCAAATAGCAGTAGTAAGGGAAACTCTGAAAAGACTACTGAACAATCAAAGAAAAAGAACGAAGTTATCTCTCAAAACAAGGAACTAAGGGGAAAGTTCGATCAAATTAAAGTTGGTAACTTCTTATCTCAAGGAGAAGGTGGATCAACCACTGATGAAGTAAAACAATTGCTTGGTAATCCTGCTTCTTCTACCACTACCTCATCTAATGGAGTTAAGGTTAAGCAACTCACTTGGACTAAAGGCGCTGTGACAGTAGCAATTCAAACTTTAGACTCAAACAAGGTTGTCTCAAAAGAAATTACTGGCTTCAAATGGGGCAAGCGTGATGAAAAAATCACTTTAGGCGAATTTAACAATATTGCTGACGGTTCTACTTACCAAGATATCGTTAACAAGTATGGCGAACCTGACGGATTACATGAAGCCAATGTTGCAGGAACAAAAATCACTAATGCTGTGTGGCTAACAGGTATTAAGGGAGACGATGGAGCTAGTGCTACCTTATCATTCGAAAACGATAAATTAACCACTAAATCTCAAACTAAACTTAAATAG
- a CDS encoding Xaa-Pro dipeptidyl-peptidase has protein sequence MKYNQYGYLQTDFDQMIKELESINFLPDNWKENSFSDLLATLVENSVAEAKTYGAKEAKLAEFAVSENENLKDFLAKEPATISRNSFYNIALQLLGYHVGYDYDLKDPLARMKANALPYTEKEEIDRDELIKVFYRLLNTRARNGQTFIDNMAGKGYFTQFYGNNKFMYFNGKSLPVFDMSKVIREVVYVESDLDTDEDGKPDLLQVTVFRPYQSNNFKFPALYTADPYFGGIIANEKRNHNVDVNLEDATKSTYPKYEAMPTAQAKKPASEDQAATEEAVHKAAYSLNEYLLARGFANVYAGAIGTRGSDGLRITGAPEETESAKEIIEWLHGDRIAYTDRTRKHETKASWCNGNIGMTGRSYLGTLQIAIATTGVAGLKTVVSEAAISSWYDYYREHGLVIAPEACQGEDLDMLAETCQSNLWDAGDYLKIKPKFDAMQKRLLEKSDRETGQYSDFWEARNYRHHTDNIKCSWISVHGLNDWNVKPKNVYKIWQKVSKLPIAHKLFLHQGPHYNMNNLLSIDFSDLMNLWFCHELLGIKNNAYKQWEDVMIQDNLQPDIWHEEPTWNNELGKKEIYFPDKKGKLLKDGGEDNDKLSFTDQGGKVFKEAKISEGKWQYDFISGKEKWLDQQLRFVTDEFIHPVTLVGRPKIKMSLATSLPKGQISVALVDLGSRKRLTPIPKSFNDQIQELGYRFGTEVMKEFVPDKETKAKLITKGHMNVQNYADMKHAEKIEAGKFYDLEFELQPTFYRLPAGARLGLIIYSTDQGMTKRPLEDETYTIDLDKTQLIFHEM, from the coding sequence ATGAAATACAATCAATATGGTTATCTTCAAACTGATTTTGACCAAATGATCAAAGAATTAGAATCCATCAATTTCTTGCCTGATAATTGGAAAGAAAACAGCTTTTCTGATCTTTTAGCTACTTTAGTTGAGAATTCAGTTGCGGAAGCAAAAACTTATGGCGCAAAAGAAGCTAAGCTGGCAGAATTCGCAGTTAGTGAAAATGAAAATTTAAAAGACTTTTTAGCTAAAGAGCCTGCTACAATTTCACGTAATAGTTTCTATAATATTGCTTTGCAATTGCTAGGATATCACGTGGGATATGACTATGATTTAAAAGATCCCCTAGCTCGCATGAAGGCTAATGCCCTTCCATATACCGAAAAAGAAGAGATTGATCGTGATGAATTAATTAAGGTCTTCTATCGTTTACTTAATACTCGTGCCAGAAACGGTCAAACCTTCATTGATAATATGGCTGGTAAGGGCTATTTCACTCAATTTTACGGTAATAATAAGTTTATGTACTTTAATGGAAAATCTTTACCTGTTTTTGATATGAGTAAGGTAATTCGTGAAGTTGTTTATGTTGAAAGTGATCTTGATACTGATGAAGATGGTAAACCTGATTTACTTCAAGTAACAGTTTTTCGCCCATATCAATCAAACAACTTTAAGTTTCCTGCACTCTACACTGCTGATCCTTACTTTGGTGGCATCATTGCTAATGAAAAGCGTAACCACAATGTTGACGTCAACTTAGAAGATGCAACTAAGAGTACTTATCCTAAATATGAAGCAATGCCAACTGCTCAAGCTAAAAAGCCAGCTAGTGAAGATCAAGCAGCAACAGAAGAGGCAGTTCATAAAGCTGCCTACTCTTTAAATGAATACTTGCTTGCACGTGGATTTGCTAATGTCTACGCAGGTGCAATTGGAACTCGTGGTTCAGATGGTTTAAGAATTACGGGAGCTCCAGAAGAAACTGAATCTGCTAAAGAAATTATTGAATGGCTTCATGGCGATAGAATTGCTTATACTGACCGTACGAGAAAGCATGAAACTAAAGCTTCTTGGTGTAATGGCAATATCGGAATGACTGGTCGTTCATACTTAGGAACACTTCAAATTGCCATTGCCACTACTGGGGTAGCTGGGCTTAAAACTGTAGTTTCAGAAGCTGCCATTTCTTCTTGGTATGATTACTATCGTGAACATGGATTAGTAATTGCTCCAGAAGCTTGCCAAGGCGAAGATTTAGACATGCTTGCTGAAACTTGTCAGTCTAACCTTTGGGATGCAGGCGACTATTTAAAGATCAAGCCTAAATTTGATGCTATGCAAAAACGTCTTTTAGAAAAGTCAGACCGTGAAACTGGTCAATATTCTGATTTCTGGGAAGCTAGAAATTATCGTCATCACACTGATAACATCAAGTGTTCTTGGATCTCTGTTCATGGTTTAAACGACTGGAATGTAAAGCCAAAGAATGTTTACAAGATTTGGCAAAAAGTTTCTAAATTGCCAATTGCTCACAAACTTTTCTTGCACCAAGGTCCGCACTACAACATGAACAACTTACTTTCAATCGACTTCTCAGACTTAATGAATTTGTGGTTCTGTCATGAATTATTAGGCATTAAGAATAATGCTTACAAGCAATGGGAAGATGTTATGATCCAAGATAATTTGCAACCAGATATCTGGCATGAAGAACCAACTTGGAACAACGAACTAGGTAAAAAAGAAATTTACTTCCCTGATAAAAAAGGTAAGCTCTTAAAAGATGGCGGCGAAGACAATGATAAACTTTCATTTACCGACCAAGGCGGTAAAGTCTTCAAAGAAGCTAAAATTTCCGAAGGTAAATGGCAATATGACTTTATCTCTGGTAAAGAAAAGTGGCTTGATCAACAATTACGCTTTGTAACTGACGAGTTCATTCATCCTGTAACTTTAGTCGGTCGTCCTAAGATTAAGATGAGCCTTGCTACTTCTCTTCCAAAAGGACAAATTTCAGTAGCTTTGGTTGATTTAGGATCAAGAAAACGTCTTACTCCAATTCCTAAGTCTTTTAACGATCAAATTCAGGAATTAGGTTACCGTTTCGGAACTGAAGTAATGAAAGAATTTGTTCCTGATAAAGAAACAAAGGCTAAGTTGATTACTAAGGGGCATATGAACGTCCAAAACTACGCTGATATGAAACACGCTGAAAAGATTGAAGCAGGTAAATTCTATGACTTGGAGTTTGAATTGCAACCTACTTTCTATCGCTTACCAGCTGGTGCAAGGTTAGGTTTGATTATCTATTCAACCGATCAGGGGATGACTAAGCGCCCACTTGAAGATGAGACTTATACAATTGACTTAGATAAGACTCAATTGATCTTTCATGAAATGTAA
- a CDS encoding helix-turn-helix domain-containing protein, giving the protein MIGDRIRELRTSHRLSQTELSKLLHVSQQTITKWENGKAEPSSGALAKLAEYFDVSADYLLGSDKTSEPKSVDLEKDPVVLSYGGRPVSDEDMDVIKAILERHKNDGEPHYE; this is encoded by the coding sequence ATGATTGGCGATAGAATACGTGAGTTGAGGACATCTCATAGACTCTCACAAACAGAACTAAGCAAATTATTACATGTATCTCAACAAACTATTACTAAATGGGAAAATGGGAAAGCTGAGCCTTCAAGCGGTGCTTTAGCTAAACTAGCTGAATACTTTGATGTGTCAGCTGATTATTTATTAGGTTCAGATAAAACTAGTGAGCCTAAATCCGTTGACCTAGAAAAAGACCCTGTTGTTCTTAGCTACGGCGGTCGCCCTGTATCAGATGAAGATATGGACGTTATCAAAGCTATCCTTGAAAGACATAAGAATGACGGAGAGCCTCATTACGAGTAA
- a CDS encoding M1 family metallopeptidase, which yields MAEVKRFYETFHPDHYDIYLDISREKKSFHGKTIVVGDAQEELVKLNQKYLKITSVRVDQKKADFDYNDKEEVVNIKAGKVGKMKIEVDFEGKLTDSMMGIYPSYYEVDGEKKQLVGTQFETTFARQAFPCVDEPEAKATFALAIKFDEKPGETIISNQPEEKFKDGVHYFKPTVRMSSYLVAFVFGDMQKKLTKTKSGVEIGVFATKAHKAKELDFALDIAKRSIEFYEDFYETPYPLEHSYQVALPDFSAGAMENWGCVTYREAYLLLDPDNTSLDMKQLVATVIAHELAHQWFGDLVTMKWWDNLWLNESFANMMEYVAIDALEPNWKIWEMFQTSEVPAALQRDATDGVQSVHVMVNDPAEIDALFDSAIVYAKGSRMLVMVRALLGDKALREGLKNYFAVHKYSNATGDDLWNALGKASGLDIGAIMHSWLEQPGYPVVNAKVEDGKLVLTQKQFFIGEGKEVGRKWQIPLNSNYTAVPKIMKDEELVVGDYNDLLANNGVPFRLNVGNNSDFIVKYDQTLLDDILSHIDELDAVDKLQLLQDFRLLAEGGQMSYADIVPLLPKFADSTSPIVNNALYRIMSTLRNFVTPGSDEEKQLKKLYNLLSEKQVKRLGLLPKAGESNDDNLTRPYVVAASLYADNDDTINGLHAIYSENSDNLEGISADIRSAVLVNEVKNFGNMTLFDKLLKKYQETSDASLKQDLCAGITSTKMPEIIDAIVDDFENAQVVKPQDLRAWYRNVLANPFGQEQAWNWIRLEWPWLEATVGGDMEFATFITVTANIFHTEERLKQFKDFFEPKINTPGLTREIKMDTKVIETKVNLVKKEQAAVNAAIAKAVA from the coding sequence ATGGCAGAAGTTAAACGTTTTTATGAAACTTTTCACCCAGATCATTATGATATCTATTTAGATATTAGCCGTGAAAAAAAGAGCTTCCACGGTAAAACTATTGTAGTTGGGGATGCTCAAGAAGAATTAGTTAAATTAAATCAAAAGTACTTAAAGATTACCTCAGTTAGAGTAGATCAAAAGAAAGCTGATTTTGATTATAACGATAAAGAAGAAGTCGTTAATATTAAGGCTGGCAAAGTTGGTAAGATGAAAATTGAGGTTGACTTTGAAGGCAAGTTAACTGATTCAATGATGGGTATTTATCCTTCTTACTATGAAGTGGATGGCGAAAAGAAGCAATTAGTTGGTACTCAATTTGAAACTACTTTTGCTCGTCAAGCCTTCCCATGTGTTGACGAACCAGAAGCTAAAGCTACTTTTGCACTTGCAATTAAGTTTGATGAGAAGCCTGGTGAAACAATTATTTCTAACCAACCAGAAGAGAAATTTAAAGATGGGGTTCACTACTTTAAGCCAACTGTACGTATGTCTAGCTATTTAGTTGCCTTTGTCTTTGGCGATATGCAAAAGAAATTGACTAAGACTAAGTCTGGTGTTGAAATTGGTGTATTTGCAACAAAGGCACATAAAGCAAAAGAATTAGATTTCGCTTTGGATATTGCTAAGCGTTCAATTGAATTTTATGAAGATTTCTATGAAACTCCATATCCATTAGAGCATTCATACCAAGTAGCACTTCCTGACTTTTCAGCAGGTGCAATGGAAAATTGGGGCTGTGTAACTTACCGTGAAGCATATTTATTGCTTGACCCTGATAATACTTCATTAGATATGAAGCAATTAGTTGCAACTGTTATTGCTCACGAATTAGCTCACCAATGGTTCGGTGATTTAGTAACTATGAAGTGGTGGGACAACTTATGGCTTAACGAAAGCTTTGCTAACATGATGGAATATGTAGCAATTGATGCCTTAGAGCCAAATTGGAAGATTTGGGAAATGTTCCAAACTTCTGAAGTTCCTGCCGCTCTTCAAAGGGATGCTACTGATGGTGTGCAATCAGTTCACGTTATGGTAAATGACCCAGCTGAAATTGATGCTTTGTTTGATTCAGCTATTGTCTATGCTAAGGGTTCAAGAATGTTAGTCATGGTACGTGCTTTATTAGGTGATAAAGCACTTCGTGAAGGATTGAAGAATTACTTTGCAGTTCATAAATATAGTAATGCCACAGGTGACGATTTATGGAATGCACTTGGTAAAGCAAGTGGCTTAGATATTGGTGCAATTATGCATTCTTGGTTAGAGCAACCAGGTTATCCAGTCGTTAATGCCAAAGTTGAAGATGGCAAGTTAGTCTTAACTCAAAAACAATTCTTTATTGGTGAAGGTAAAGAAGTTGGCCGTAAGTGGCAAATTCCTTTGAATTCTAACTATACTGCTGTTCCTAAGATTATGAAAGATGAAGAACTAGTTGTTGGAGACTACAATGATTTGCTTGCTAATAATGGTGTGCCATTCCGCTTAAATGTAGGCAATAATTCAGACTTTATTGTTAAATATGATCAAACATTGCTTGATGATATCCTAAGTCATATCGATGAATTAGATGCAGTTGATAAATTGCAATTATTGCAAGACTTTAGATTATTAGCAGAAGGTGGTCAAATGTCTTATGCAGATATTGTTCCACTTCTTCCTAAATTTGCTGATTCTACTTCACCAATTGTTAATAATGCTTTATACAGAATTATGTCTACGTTACGTAATTTTGTAACCCCAGGTTCAGATGAAGAAAAACAATTAAAGAAGCTTTATAATTTACTTTCTGAAAAACAAGTTAAGCGTTTAGGTTTGCTTCCAAAAGCTGGTGAATCTAATGATGATAACTTAACCAGACCATATGTTGTGGCAGCTTCTCTATACGCAGATAATGATGATACAATTAATGGTCTTCACGCTATTTATTCAGAAAACTCCGATAACTTAGAGGGTATTTCAGCTGATATCAGAAGTGCTGTTTTAGTTAACGAAGTTAAAAACTTTGGTAATATGACCTTGTTTGATAAGTTGCTTAAGAAGTACCAAGAAACTTCTGACGCTAGTCTCAAACAAGACTTATGTGCTGGTATTACTTCGACTAAAATGCCTGAAATTATTGACGCAATTGTTGATGATTTTGAAAATGCACAAGTTGTTAAACCACAAGACCTACGTGCTTGGTACCGCAATGTTTTAGCTAACCCATTTGGTCAAGAACAAGCTTGGAATTGGATTAGATTAGAGTGGCCATGGCTTGAAGCAACTGTTGGTGGTGATATGGAATTTGCTACTTTCATTACTGTGACAGCAAATATTTTCCATACTGAAGAAAGATTGAAACAATTCAAAGACTTCTTTGAACCAAAGATCAATACTCCAGGATTAACTCGTGAGATTAAGATGGATACTAAAGTAATCGAAACTAAGGTCAACTTAGTTAAGAAAGAACAAGCTGCTGTTAATGCTGCAATTGCTAAAGCAGTTGCTTAA
- a CDS encoding Cof-type HAD-IIB family hydrolase, which translates to MIKTIFFDVDGTLVSHKTDSVPKSTRKALKLLRENGIKLVLATGRDMSQLKKLPVKDIKFDGYLTMNGQLCLDENGNELFGNPIDEKDTEKMIELIKEEAVPITTIGKEGPYINFVTDQVVAAQKAVSSKVAPVGKYHGEKVYQFIAYGKRDDLKKLVDNLPNCKLSWWNEYAVDIISKDGGKLAGVEKYLKLQGQTLTDAMAFGDGENDLDMLKAVQLGIAMGNGEEQVKQIADYVTSDINEDGIYNACKHYKLI; encoded by the coding sequence TTGATAAAAACAATCTTTTTTGATGTTGACGGAACATTAGTTTCGCATAAAACGGATAGTGTGCCTAAAAGTACTAGAAAGGCACTTAAGCTTTTACGTGAAAATGGAATCAAACTTGTGTTAGCTACTGGGCGTGATATGAGCCAATTAAAAAAATTACCGGTTAAAGATATAAAGTTTGACGGTTATTTGACGATGAATGGGCAACTCTGTCTAGATGAAAATGGTAATGAACTTTTTGGTAATCCAATTGATGAAAAAGATACTGAAAAGATGATTGAATTAATTAAAGAGGAGGCTGTCCCGATTACTACGATTGGTAAAGAAGGACCATACATTAATTTTGTGACAGATCAAGTAGTTGCTGCTCAAAAAGCTGTTTCTAGTAAAGTTGCACCAGTTGGTAAATATCACGGTGAAAAGGTCTATCAATTTATTGCATATGGAAAGCGCGATGACTTAAAGAAATTAGTCGATAATCTTCCAAATTGCAAGTTAAGTTGGTGGAATGAGTATGCAGTCGACATTATTTCAAAAGATGGTGGTAAACTAGCTGGCGTTGAGAAGTATCTTAAATTGCAGGGACAAACTTTAACAGATGCCATGGCTTTTGGCGATGGCGAGAATGATTTAGACATGCTAAAGGCTGTTCAACTTGGTATTGCTATGGGCAATGGAGAAGAGCAGGTGAAACAGATTGCTGATTATGTGACTAGCGATATTAATGAAGATGGAATCTATAATGCCTGTAAGCACTATAAGCTGATTTAA
- a CDS encoding site-specific integrase, giving the protein MGVYQDKKSKKWYVKRSWYDIDGKRHYLTRRGFKTKREAEKADNKLAVEIDDGIDVTENPIFANCYDDWVKTYKKGNVAPNTLIEYNLEGKRIRKLLGAAKIKNINRSKYQKIINEFGENHAKNSVKKLHRAIRTCVKSAIQDGIITRDFTENIQLAFNKDHDLKVDYLEYDEIKLLLNHLYNAANPNFPGSYMILLGLTTGLRESEMAGLKWDDLNFEDNTIKVRRSWVYSQKEYGPTKNESSVRPIGVPNFIMKKIKELKINDPEKVFWSKARNGFPNSKSLNRTLRDNLAELKIKREGYHIHSLRHSQVAILLSADVSTYDIAQRLGHATTKTTEEIYAETFEKHRKKIDSKVNSVFNNLKKNA; this is encoded by the coding sequence ATGGGAGTTTATCAAGATAAAAAATCCAAAAAGTGGTATGTAAAACGCTCTTGGTATGATATTGATGGTAAACGGCATTATCTAACCAGACGGGGCTTTAAAACAAAACGTGAAGCTGAAAAAGCGGATAATAAGCTTGCAGTAGAAATAGATGATGGCATAGATGTTACAGAAAACCCCATTTTTGCAAATTGTTATGATGATTGGGTTAAGACCTATAAGAAAGGAAATGTCGCCCCTAATACCCTTATTGAATACAATCTTGAAGGAAAAAGAATAAGGAAGCTATTAGGAGCTGCCAAAATTAAAAATATAAATCGCTCCAAATATCAAAAAATTATTAATGAATTTGGGGAAAATCACGCAAAAAATTCAGTAAAAAAATTGCATAGAGCTATCCGCACTTGTGTTAAGTCAGCAATTCAAGATGGAATTATTACAAGAGACTTTACTGAGAATATCCAGTTGGCATTTAATAAAGATCATGATTTAAAAGTGGACTATCTTGAATATGATGAAATAAAGTTACTACTTAATCATCTCTATAACGCTGCTAATCCTAATTTTCCCGGTAGCTATATGATCTTATTAGGATTGACCACTGGACTTAGGGAAAGCGAAATGGCTGGGCTTAAATGGGACGATTTGAACTTTGAGGATAATACTATTAAAGTTCGACGTTCTTGGGTTTATTCTCAAAAAGAGTACGGTCCAACTAAAAATGAGTCTTCTGTTCGTCCAATTGGAGTTCCAAATTTTATAATGAAAAAAATCAAAGAACTAAAGATAAATGATCCAGAAAAAGTTTTTTGGTCAAAAGCACGAAATGGCTTTCCTAATTCAAAGAGTTTAAATCGAACTTTACGAGATAACTTGGCTGAATTAAAAATTAAACGAGAAGGATATCATATCCACTCGCTTCGACATTCTCAAGTTGCAATTTTACTAAGTGCTGATGTAAGCACCTATGATATTGCTCAAAGATTAGGACACGCAACCACTAAAACTACAGAGGAAATATATGCAGAAACATTTGAAAAACATCGCAAAAAAATTGACTCTAAAGTTAATTCTGTCTTTAACAATCTTAAGAAAAATGCTTAA
- a CDS encoding helix-turn-helix transcriptional regulator: protein MKRELKSLRVGAGLTQAELAKRLGVTNVTVSRWERGEVVPKPKYIKAMAKLFNIKGQDIFLNLITTKVYKIVTK, encoded by the coding sequence ATGAAGCGGGAACTTAAAAGCTTACGAGTTGGAGCTGGGCTTACGCAAGCTGAATTAGCAAAGCGATTAGGCGTTACTAATGTTACAGTTTCAAGGTGGGAGAGAGGAGAAGTAGTTCCAAAGCCCAAGTATATTAAAGCTATGGCAAAATTATTTAATATCAAGGGGCAGGATATTTTTTTAAATTTAATTACTACTAAAGTTTATAAAATTGTTACAAAATAG